Proteins encoded in a region of the Deltaproteobacteria bacterium genome:
- the cas1e gene encoding type I-E CRISPR-associated endonuclease Cas1e has translation MTEQILPPLKPIPIKDRVSIIFVEKGNLDVLDGAFVVVDKTGVRTHIPVGGVACLMLEPGTRVSHAAVTLASRVGCLLVWVGDGGVRLYASGQPGGARADRLLYQAKLALDDAARLKVVRKMYAMRFKEDPPERRSVEQLRGIEGVRVRKMYELMARQYKVEWKSRNYDYNEWGSGDIPNRCLSSATACLYGICEASILAAGYAPAIGFIHTGKPQSFVYDIADIFKFETVIPVAFRTASRKPNSPEREVRLACRDVFRQSRLLHRIIPTIEEVLAAGEVKVPKPHEEAVEIAIPNKEGIGDDGHRG, from the coding sequence ATGACTGAACAAATTCTACCTCCCTTGAAACCCATACCGATAAAAGATCGCGTATCTATCATCTTTGTGGAAAAGGGCAATCTTGATGTACTGGACGGCGCATTTGTCGTGGTTGATAAGACCGGCGTCCGCACTCATATCCCCGTCGGGGGTGTGGCCTGCCTGATGCTGGAGCCGGGGACGCGGGTTTCCCATGCGGCTGTCACATTGGCATCGAGGGTCGGATGCCTGCTGGTCTGGGTCGGTGACGGCGGCGTCCGTCTATATGCTTCGGGACAGCCCGGGGGCGCTCGTGCGGATCGTCTGCTGTACCAGGCAAAATTGGCGCTGGATGACGCTGCCCGCTTGAAGGTAGTCCGGAAGATGTACGCCATGAGGTTCAAGGAAGACCCACCGGAAAGGCGCAGTGTTGAGCAGTTGCGGGGAATTGAAGGCGTACGGGTTCGCAAGATGTATGAACTCATGGCGCGGCAATACAAGGTTGAGTGGAAAAGCCGCAACTATGATTATAACGAGTGGGGCAGTGGAGATATTCCAAACCGTTGCTTAAGTTCGGCGACGGCCTGTCTTTACGGGATCTGTGAAGCATCCATCCTGGCAGCGGGATATGCCCCGGCGATCGGTTTCATCCATACGGGAAAACCTCAATCCTTCGTCTACGATATAGCCGACATCTTCAAATTCGAAACCGTCATTCCCGTAGCATTCCGCACCGCTTCGAGGAAACCGAACTCACCTGAACGTGAGGTGCGTCTGGCGTGCCGGGACGTCTTTCGTCAAAGCCGGTTGCTGCACCGAATTATCCCGACCATTGAAGAGGTGCTGGCGGCTGGAGAAGTCAAAGTACCTAAGCCCCATGAAGAAGCGGTCGAGATCGCTATTCCGAACAAGGAGGGTATCGGCGATGATGGTCACCGTGGTTGA
- the cas2e gene encoding type I-E CRISPR-associated endoribonuclease Cas2e, with translation MMVTVVENAPPRLRGRLAIWLLEVRAGVYIGKVSRRVREMIWDQIEKGIEDGNAVMAWSTNTESGFDFMTLGANRRIPVEMDGIKLVSFLPEDGKENILEASD, from the coding sequence ATGATGGTCACCGTGGTTGAAAACGCGCCTCCGCGTCTGAGAGGGCGTCTGGCCATATGGCTCTTGGAAGTTCGCGCCGGTGTTTACATCGGTAAAGTATCGCGACGCGTACGCGAGATGATCTGGGATCAGATCGAAAAAGGAATCGAGGACGGCAACGCAGTGATGGCCTGGAGTACCAATACTGAATCCGGCTTTGACTTCATGACTTTAGGGGCAAACCGCCGCATCCCTGTAGAAATGGATGGGATCAAGCTGGTATCTTTCTTGCCGGAGGATGGGAAAGAAAACATCTTAGAGGCTTCAGATTGA